From Frateuria aurantia DSM 6220, one genomic window encodes:
- a CDS encoding tyrosine-type recombinase/integrase: protein MAKDSNKLTALGIKSLGTGKHYDGGGLHLKVEATGRKYWRYDFRIAGKPDTFAVGVYPKVTLAEARLRHAEASALVSQGINPKAHKRAKQAAAVVANANTFQAVADEWMAQQKPKMAKATYDKAMWMLADLVYPWLGKRPISEIDAPELLAVLRRIEERGANETAHRTKQRCGQIFRYAIATGRAKHDPSGDLRGALAPPITKSRAAITDPQKVGELLRAIDGYSGSFSVICALRLAPMLFVRPGELRHAEWAEFDLDQGLWRIPAEKMKMRDEHLVPLPDQALAILRDLLPLTGPDGYLFPGERSASRPMSENTVNAALRRLGYDKDTMTGHGFRAMASTRLNELGWSPDVIERQLAHAERNKVRAAYNRAQYLPERQRMMQAWADYLDSLKAGGTVVAFKSKAG from the coding sequence ATGGCGAAAGACAGCAACAAGCTGACGGCCCTGGGCATCAAGTCCCTGGGCACGGGCAAGCACTACGATGGCGGCGGCCTTCATCTCAAGGTCGAGGCGACGGGCCGGAAGTATTGGCGTTACGACTTCCGGATTGCGGGCAAGCCAGACACGTTCGCCGTCGGCGTCTATCCCAAGGTCACGCTGGCAGAGGCACGGCTGCGCCATGCGGAGGCATCGGCACTGGTCAGCCAGGGCATCAACCCGAAGGCGCACAAGCGAGCGAAGCAGGCCGCCGCCGTGGTCGCCAATGCCAACACCTTCCAGGCGGTGGCCGATGAGTGGATGGCCCAGCAAAAGCCCAAGATGGCGAAAGCCACCTATGACAAGGCCATGTGGATGCTGGCGGATCTGGTCTATCCCTGGCTGGGCAAGCGACCGATATCCGAGATCGATGCGCCGGAGCTGCTGGCGGTCCTGCGCCGGATCGAGGAGCGCGGCGCCAATGAAACCGCCCACCGGACCAAGCAGCGGTGCGGACAGATCTTCCGGTATGCCATCGCCACCGGCCGAGCCAAGCATGACCCGTCCGGCGATCTGCGCGGTGCCCTGGCGCCGCCCATCACCAAGTCCCGAGCGGCGATCACCGATCCCCAGAAGGTGGGCGAGCTGCTGCGAGCCATTGATGGCTACTCGGGCAGCTTTTCCGTCATCTGTGCGCTGCGGCTGGCACCGATGCTGTTTGTCCGGCCGGGTGAACTGCGGCATGCCGAGTGGGCCGAGTTCGATCTGGATCAGGGCCTGTGGCGCATCCCCGCCGAGAAGATGAAGATGCGCGACGAACACCTGGTGCCACTGCCTGACCAGGCGCTGGCGATTCTGCGGGATCTGCTGCCGCTGACCGGGCCCGATGGCTACCTGTTTCCGGGGGAGCGCAGTGCATCGCGGCCCATGTCGGAGAACACCGTTAATGCCGCGCTTCGCCGGCTGGGCTATGACAAGGACACCATGACCGGACACGGCTTCCGGGCCATGGCCAGCACCCGGCTCAACGAGCTGGGCTGGTCGCCAGATGTGATCGAGCGCCAGCTGGCCCACGCCGAACGCAACAAGGTGAGGGCGGCATACAACCGGGCGCAGTACCTGCCCGAACGCCAGCGGATGATGCAGGCCTGGGCGGATTACTTGGACAGTCTCAAGGCTGGCGGCACGGTGGTGGCCTTCAAGAGCAAAGCGGGCTGA
- the ispH gene encoding 4-hydroxy-3-methylbut-2-enyl diphosphate reductase — protein sequence MDILLANPRGFCAGVDRAIVIVERALEAYGAPIYVRHEVVHNRYVVDKLRAQGAVFVEEIEEVPDDSTVIFSAHGVSKAVREEANQRGLRVYDATCPLVSKVHMEVARLGRIGRTVLLIGHSGHPEVDGTLGQWNAKYAGEMLLVESVEGVADLNPKDPTSLSYVTQTTLSVDDTKSIINALRERFPEIEGPRKDDICYATQNRQDAVRELAAEVEVMLVVGSVNSSNSNRLRELAEKEGVPAYLIDGAEHIQHEWVANAKRVGVTAGASAPEKLVRDVIARLQSWGAGSIRELDGEAETMIFALPKELRLTKTTIPSLVEATVAQPGQAS from the coding sequence TTGGACATTTTGCTAGCCAATCCGCGCGGTTTCTGTGCCGGCGTCGACCGGGCGATCGTGATCGTCGAACGTGCGCTTGAAGCCTACGGCGCCCCGATCTATGTCCGTCACGAAGTGGTCCACAACCGCTATGTCGTCGACAAGCTGCGCGCCCAGGGCGCCGTCTTCGTCGAGGAGATCGAGGAAGTGCCTGACGATTCCACCGTGATCTTCAGCGCCCACGGCGTCTCCAAGGCCGTTCGCGAAGAAGCCAACCAGCGTGGTCTGCGCGTCTATGATGCAACCTGCCCGCTGGTCAGCAAGGTGCACATGGAAGTGGCCCGCCTGGGTCGCATCGGTCGCACCGTGCTGCTGATCGGTCACTCCGGCCACCCGGAAGTGGATGGCACCCTGGGTCAGTGGAACGCCAAGTATGCTGGTGAAATGCTGCTGGTGGAGTCGGTGGAAGGCGTTGCCGACCTGAATCCCAAGGACCCGACCTCGCTGTCCTATGTCACCCAGACCACGCTGTCGGTGGATGACACCAAGTCCATCATCAACGCTCTGCGCGAACGCTTCCCTGAAATCGAAGGCCCCCGCAAGGACGACATCTGCTACGCCACCCAGAATCGTCAGGATGCCGTCCGTGAGCTGGCTGCCGAAGTGGAAGTGATGCTGGTGGTCGGTTCGGTCAACAGCTCCAACTCCAACCGTCTGCGCGAACTGGCCGAAAAGGAAGGCGTGCCCGCCTATCTGATCGACGGTGCCGAGCACATCCAGCACGAGTGGGTGGCGAACGCCAAGCGCGTCGGCGTGACCGCCGGTGCCTCCGCTCCGGAGAAGCTGGTCCGCGACGTCATCGCCCGCCTGCAGTCCTGGGGTGCCGGTTCCATCCGTGAACTGGACGGCGAAGCCGAGACCATGATCTTCGCCCTGCCCAAGGAACTGCGTCTGACCAAGACCACCATTCCTTCTCTGGTTGAAGCGACGGTTGCACAGCCGGGTCAGGCATCGTAA
- the lspA gene encoding signal peptidase II, with protein MAARSNALIWLLLSFVLLVLDQTSKAWAVHALQDGSQAVIPGLLNWTLAYNPGAAFSFLAGSAGWQRWLFVALAVGISGFLLRWLWRIPRQDWRTALPLALIIGGAVGNAIDRLHGSVVVDFIHVHYRDWNYPIFNVADCGITVGAVLLLLFGLRTKPAA; from the coding sequence ATGGCTGCACGCTCCAACGCCCTGATCTGGCTGCTGCTGTCCTTCGTCTTGCTGGTGCTGGACCAGACCAGCAAGGCCTGGGCCGTGCATGCCTTGCAGGATGGCTCCCAGGCCGTGATTCCCGGCCTGCTGAACTGGACCCTGGCCTACAACCCAGGGGCGGCCTTCAGTTTTCTGGCCGGCAGTGCCGGCTGGCAGCGCTGGCTGTTTGTGGCCCTGGCCGTCGGCATCAGCGGTTTCCTGCTGCGCTGGCTGTGGCGCATCCCGCGGCAGGACTGGCGCACGGCCTTGCCACTGGCTCTGATCATCGGCGGGGCCGTCGGCAATGCCATTGACCGGTTGCACGGCTCGGTGGTGGTCGATTTCATCCATGTCCACTACCGCGACTGGAACTACCCGATCTTCAATGTCGCCGACTGCGGCATCACCGTCGGCGCGGTCCTGTTGCTGCTGTTCGGCCTGCGGACAAAGCCGGCTGCCTGA
- the ileS gene encoding isoleucine--tRNA ligase gives MSMDYKSTINLPQTAFPMRGDLPKREPGWLAQWSEVDRYAQIQARTRSRPVFLLHDGPPYANGVIHLGHAINKILKDVVVKSKVMAGFHAPYVPGWDCHGMPIEIQIEKQYGKGLPTAEVLSKARAYAQQQVDRQKGDFQRLGVLADWKNPYLTMNPVNEAGELRALAELLKKGYIYRGLKPVNWCFDCGSALAEAEVEYHDRTDSTVDVGFAFDDPQAVAKAFGLAELPAATGQIVIWTTTPWTLPANQALNVHPEFEYSLVSTERGLLLLARDRVETCLADYGLSGEVIASAPGAALSELRFRHPLYAADPGYARTSPIYLADYVTLDTGTGIVHSAPAYGVEDFQSCKAHGLTDDEIISPVMGDGHYVPGLPLFGGLMIWEANPQIIKALDAAGSLLRQTRHAHSYMHCWRHKTPIIYRATSQWFAGMDKVPADGGKTLREVALEGVEATKFYPAWGKQRLYNMIADRPDWTLSRQRQWGVPMAFFLNKETGALHPRSVELLEEVARRVEVGGIEAWQSLDPRELLGDEAEQYEKNRDTLDVWFDSGTTHWHVLRGSHADTMTFPADLYLEGSDQHRGWFHSSLLTASMLDGRPPYKALLTHGFTVDAEGRKMSKSLGNGIEPQDIVNKMGADILRLWVASTDYRQEMSLSDEILKRVADTYRRIRNTCRFLLGNLDGFDPAQHLLPPEAGVKLDQWAITQAHDVQQAVTAAYERYDFSDVVQRVQNYCTNELGSFYLDITKDRLYTMPTDSLGRRSAQSAMYRILQALVRWLAPILTFTAEEVWACMPGERDESVLFETWYDGLDAVQGSDAQRAWWNDLLALRETGSKVLEGMRKAGEVGASLQATLDLQVDADWLERYAEAVPELRFFFITSDVRIQAEGVTGGEAVLLSQGSASLAASVNTDAKCVRCWHQRPDVGQHADHPELCGRCVDNVAGDGETRVWF, from the coding sequence ATGAGCATGGACTACAAAAGCACGATCAATCTGCCGCAGACGGCCTTCCCGATGCGCGGTGACCTGCCCAAGCGCGAGCCCGGCTGGCTGGCGCAGTGGAGCGAGGTCGATCGCTATGCCCAGATCCAGGCGCGCACCCGTTCGCGTCCGGTGTTCCTGCTGCATGACGGTCCGCCCTATGCCAACGGCGTGATCCATCTCGGCCACGCGATCAACAAGATCCTCAAGGACGTAGTGGTCAAGTCCAAGGTGATGGCCGGCTTCCATGCGCCCTACGTGCCGGGCTGGGACTGCCATGGCATGCCGATCGAGATCCAGATCGAAAAGCAGTACGGCAAAGGCCTGCCCACGGCTGAAGTGCTGTCCAAGGCTCGTGCCTATGCCCAGCAGCAGGTGGACCGCCAGAAGGGCGATTTCCAGCGTCTGGGCGTGCTGGCCGACTGGAAGAACCCCTATCTGACCATGAATCCGGTCAACGAGGCCGGAGAATTGCGGGCTCTGGCCGAGCTGCTGAAGAAGGGCTATATCTACCGTGGTCTGAAGCCGGTCAACTGGTGTTTCGACTGCGGTTCGGCGCTGGCCGAGGCCGAAGTCGAATACCACGACCGCACCGACAGCACCGTCGATGTCGGCTTTGCCTTCGACGATCCGCAGGCGGTGGCCAAGGCTTTCGGCCTGGCCGAACTGCCGGCCGCGACGGGCCAGATCGTGATCTGGACCACCACTCCCTGGACCCTGCCGGCCAATCAGGCCCTGAATGTCCATCCCGAATTCGAATACAGTCTGGTCAGCACCGAGCGTGGCTTGCTGCTGCTGGCTCGTGACCGGGTCGAGACCTGCCTGGCCGACTACGGCCTCAGTGGCGAAGTGATTGCTTCGGCGCCGGGTGCGGCGCTGTCCGAGCTGCGTTTCCGTCATCCGCTGTATGCGGCCGACCCGGGCTATGCCCGCACTTCGCCGATCTATCTGGCCGACTATGTCACCCTGGATACCGGTACCGGCATCGTCCATTCGGCGCCGGCCTATGGCGTGGAAGATTTCCAGTCCTGCAAGGCCCACGGTCTGACCGATGACGAGATCATCAGCCCGGTGATGGGGGACGGTCATTATGTCCCCGGCCTGCCGCTGTTCGGCGGTCTGATGATCTGGGAGGCCAATCCGCAGATCATCAAGGCACTGGACGCCGCCGGCTCGCTGCTGCGCCAGACCCGCCACGCCCACAGCTATATGCACTGCTGGCGCCACAAGACCCCGATCATCTACCGCGCCACCTCGCAGTGGTTCGCCGGCATGGATAAGGTCCCGGCCGACGGCGGCAAGACCCTGCGCGAAGTCGCGCTGGAAGGCGTCGAGGCCACCAAGTTCTATCCGGCCTGGGGCAAGCAGCGGCTGTACAACATGATTGCGGACCGTCCTGACTGGACCCTGTCGCGGCAGCGCCAGTGGGGCGTTCCGATGGCGTTTTTCCTGAACAAGGAAACCGGTGCCTTGCATCCGCGCAGCGTCGAGCTGCTGGAAGAAGTGGCTCGCCGGGTGGAGGTCGGAGGTATCGAAGCCTGGCAAAGTCTGGATCCGCGCGAGCTGCTGGGTGACGAGGCCGAGCAATACGAGAAGAACCGCGATACGCTGGATGTGTGGTTCGATTCCGGCACCACCCACTGGCATGTGTTGCGCGGCTCCCACGCCGACACCATGACCTTTCCGGCCGATCTGTATCTGGAAGGCTCGGACCAGCATCGCGGCTGGTTCCATTCCTCCTTGCTGACCGCCTCGATGCTGGACGGCCGGCCGCCCTACAAGGCGCTGCTGACCCACGGTTTCACCGTCGATGCCGAAGGTCGCAAGATGTCCAAGTCGCTGGGCAACGGCATCGAGCCGCAGGACATCGTCAACAAGATGGGCGCCGATATCTTGCGCCTGTGGGTGGCCTCCACCGACTACCGCCAGGAAATGTCGCTGTCCGACGAGATCCTGAAGCGCGTCGCCGATACCTATCGCCGGATCCGCAACACCTGCCGCTTCCTGCTGGGCAATCTGGACGGCTTCGATCCGGCGCAGCATCTGCTGCCGCCCGAAGCCGGCGTCAAGCTGGACCAGTGGGCGATCACCCAGGCCCATGATGTGCAGCAGGCGGTGACCGCGGCCTACGAGCGCTACGATTTTTCCGACGTGGTGCAGCGGGTGCAGAACTACTGCACCAACGAGCTGGGCAGTTTCTATCTGGACATCACCAAGGACCGGCTGTACACCATGCCGACCGACAGCCTGGGACGGCGCAGCGCGCAGAGCGCCATGTACCGCATCCTGCAGGCCCTGGTACGGTGGCTGGCACCGATCCTGACTTTTACCGCCGAGGAAGTCTGGGCCTGCATGCCCGGCGAGCGTGACGAGAGCGTGCTGTTCGAGACCTGGTATGACGGTCTGGACGCCGTGCAGGGCAGTGACGCGCAGCGGGCCTGGTGGAATGATCTGCTGGCCCTGCGCGAAACTGGCTCCAAGGTGCTGGAAGGCATGCGCAAGGCCGGCGAGGTCGGTGCCTCGCTGCAGGCCACCCTGGATCTGCAGGTCGACGCCGATTGGCTGGAGCGTTACGCCGAGGCCGTGCCCGAACTGCGCTTCTTCTTCATCACCTCCGATGTGCGTATCCAGGCCGAGGGCGTAACTGGTGGCGAGGCCGTGCTGCTGAGCCAGGGCAGTGCCAGTCTGGCAGCCAGCGTCAATACCGACGCCAAGTGCGTGCGCTGCTGGCACCAGCGTCCGGATGTCGGTCAGCATGCCGATCATCCCGAGCTGTGCGGTCGTTGCGTGGACAATGTCGCCGGGGATGGCGAAACCCGGGTCTGGTTCTAA
- a CDS encoding bifunctional riboflavin kinase/FAD synthetase, with protein sequence MTLRLQRDIAGSSLAPAGSVVAIGVFDGLHRGHQALLALVRRRADERGLVAAAISFEPLPRAFFSTTPVARLSTLRERIDSMSGVGIETGLMLRFNRELREMSAETFVRQILVGRLNAREVWVGEGFRFGHGRHGDLALLQQLGAELGFVAQALPTVSLAGERISSTQIRQALQDGNFQGAAKLLGRPFVIAGRVERGQQLGRTLGYPTANVHLRRRVSPIQGIFAVRIGVGDGPCSWPGVASLGVRPTVNEVAEPLLEAHLFDFSGDLYGRRIAVEFVAKLRNEEKFDGLDALKVQMRLDEKAAREVLGMSPILINS encoded by the coding sequence GTGTGGTGGCCATCGGAGTTTTCGATGGTCTGCATCGTGGTCATCAGGCGCTGCTGGCCCTGGTCCGCCGACGTGCGGACGAACGAGGGCTCGTGGCGGCGGCCATCAGTTTCGAGCCGCTGCCCCGTGCTTTTTTCTCGACGACTCCGGTGGCGCGCCTGTCGACCTTGCGCGAGCGGATCGACAGCATGTCCGGAGTAGGTATCGAAACCGGGCTGATGCTGCGCTTCAATCGCGAACTGCGCGAGATGTCGGCCGAAACCTTTGTTCGCCAGATTCTGGTCGGACGCTTGAATGCCCGCGAAGTCTGGGTGGGCGAAGGTTTCCGTTTCGGCCATGGCAGGCATGGGGATCTGGCCTTGCTGCAGCAGCTTGGCGCCGAGTTGGGTTTTGTGGCGCAGGCGTTGCCGACCGTGAGTCTGGCCGGCGAGCGCATTTCCTCCACACAGATCCGCCAGGCCTTGCAGGACGGAAACTTTCAGGGTGCGGCCAAGCTGCTGGGCCGGCCTTTTGTCATCGCCGGCCGGGTCGAGCGTGGTCAGCAGCTGGGACGGACCTTGGGCTATCCCACGGCCAATGTGCATCTGCGGCGTCGGGTCAGTCCGATCCAGGGCATTTTCGCGGTGCGGATCGGAGTGGGCGACGGGCCCTGCAGCTGGCCGGGGGTTGCCAGCCTTGGCGTGCGCCCGACCGTCAACGAAGTGGCTGAGCCGCTGCTGGAAGCACACCTGTTCGACTTCAGCGGTGACCTGTACGGTCGTCGCATCGCAGTTGAGTTTGTCGCCAAATTGCGCAATGAAGAGAAATTCGACGGACTCGACGCCCTCAAGGTGCAGATGCGCCTGGATGAAAAGGCCGCCCGCGAAGTGTTGGGCATGAGCCCGATTTTGATCAATTCCTGA